The following proteins are co-located in the Narcine bancroftii isolate sNarBan1 chromosome 2 unlocalized genomic scaffold, sNarBan1.hap1 SUPER_2_unloc_2, whole genome shotgun sequence genome:
- the LOC138750085 gene encoding probable G-protein coupled receptor 139, with product MENPQINVLAIVILSRGKCGLTKCITYYLVSMAVGDLLVIVSDVILYKIVYYYFGGSFLNTTVMCRSIVVLYAASQDCAVWLTVAFTFDRYIAICCQQLKTKYCTEKTAMVVIAVVCTMFCFKCIPWYFAFGPRYAMENVQWDCILTQTFHTSRAWAAFAWLHRILTPLLPFGFILFLNVLTIKNILIASKVRRGLRDCGSSQKQHDPEIANRNKSITLLITISGSFMLLWTTYLVYFLYVRITKAFYHNSFNDPLFKVQQAGTMLQLLSSCTNASIYVVTQAKFRNEVKNAAKYLFILLFQFIKCKKK from the exons ATGGAAAATCCACAGA TTAATGTACTTGCAATTGTGATCCTGTCCCGTggtaaatgtggcctcaccaaatgCATCACCTACTACCTGGTGTCGATGGCAGTTGGAGATCTGCTGGTCATTGTGTCTGACGTGATATTGTATAAGATTGTCTATTACTATTTCGGAGGTTCTTTCCTGAACACCACAGTAATGTGTCGCTCCATTGTCGTTCTGTACGCCGCAAGCCAGGATTGTGCTGTTTGGTTGACCGTGGCTTTCACATTTGATCGTTATATTGCCATTTGCTGCCAACAGTTGAAAACAAAATACTGCACTGAGAAAACAGCCATGGTGGTGATAGCAGTCGTGTGCACAATGTTCTGTTTCAAATGCATTCCCTGGTATTTTGCATTTGGGCCGCGATATGCAATGGAAAATGTCCAGTGGGACTGCATACTTACACAAACCTTCCATACATCCCGAGCATGGGCAGCTTTTGCTTGGCTCCATCGCATTCTCACCCCTTTGCTGCCATTTGgtttcattctatttctcaatgTTCTGACTATCAAGAATATTTTAATAGCAAGTAAAGTTCGCAGAGGGCTCCGAGATTGTGGCAGTAGTCAGAAACAACATGACCCTGAGATAGCCAATCGCAACAAGTCCATCACTTTACTCATCACCATATCTGGAAGCTTTATGCTACTGTGGACCACGTATCTTGTATATTTCTTATATGTACGGATTACGAAGGCATTTTATCACAATAGCTTCAATGATCCTTTATTTAAGGTTCAACAAGCAGGGACTATGCTACAGCTCTTGAGCTCTTGTACAAATGCCAGCATTTACGTAGTGACCCAGGCTAAATTCAGAAATGAAGTTAAGAATGCTGCAAAATATCTGTTTATTCTTCTGTTCCAATTCATTAAGTGTAAAAAGAAATGA